A genome region from Pseudanabaena sp. Chao 1811 includes the following:
- a CDS encoding transglycosylase domain-containing protein gives MKSPQPPAQPKSPKPPKSKLMTQINQLTQVVNGVLKINPKERVPKLEVRRSQKDKPEIYDLVGDRYILGRSTSKCDIVVQTPLVSQVHAQLVRDRTQKKAQFILQDQDSTNGIYRDKQRLKSVPLRHKMKITLGPPELAEAATIRYIDPPPWYIRTVQYTGIGLGAITGIIVLAISYEVGRVPDLKPLPVTQQGPVEVLAGDGVKRLDPTEIANHTEYNTFAEFGKFIPNAVIASEDTSFYWNIGVDPVGVARALVTNVRSRGERLEGASTVTQQLARNLLGKTYVGTDDSAGRKWREAAAAIKLTFTYNKEEILRLYLNRAYTGNGVYGFKDAAKLYFGKEASELNLSEAATLVGLLPSPETINPFKNKDLAIEYRDRILNRMAELGMITDKDADRARRTVLILNEAAKTKLQGSVAPYYYSYVFDELEEILGKNFAREGNLIVETNLDIAMQKASDTALRDAVDRDGANYGFSQGAIVTVNTSDGSLLSMTGGVDYKTSQFNRAAQSLRQPGSTFKLFSYAAAVDQGISPSTTFSCNALSGIVGCHNGGSGAIDMYRGFALSENVVAVRVAERAGLENVIKMARTLGITAKLDASSNMVLGGNEVKILEMAGAYATVVNEGKYIKPHAIKRILDSADCKNPKDRQTCRVIFDASTFIKPRQVIDAGVASTMVDMMRGVVQYGTGRSAAIPQGTVVGKTGTTDEGRDLWFIGAVPRLNLVTAVWLGNDEGVTKGSSTVAAGVWGDYMRQAAR, from the coding sequence ATGAAATCGCCACAACCGCCAGCCCAGCCTAAGTCACCGAAACCACCTAAGTCAAAGTTGATGACTCAGATCAATCAACTGACGCAGGTAGTTAATGGGGTATTAAAAATTAATCCGAAAGAGCGTGTCCCCAAGCTAGAAGTGCGCCGATCGCAAAAGGATAAGCCCGAAATTTATGACTTAGTAGGCGATCGCTACATATTAGGACGTAGCACTAGTAAATGCGATATTGTCGTGCAAACGCCACTGGTGAGCCAAGTTCATGCCCAGTTAGTTCGCGATCGCACCCAAAAGAAAGCGCAATTTATTCTCCAAGATCAAGACTCGACGAATGGCATTTATCGCGATAAGCAGCGACTTAAGTCTGTGCCATTACGTCACAAAATGAAAATTACGCTGGGTCCCCCAGAACTAGCCGAAGCTGCCACAATTCGCTATATTGATCCGCCACCTTGGTATATCCGCACGGTGCAATATACGGGCATTGGTCTAGGCGCGATCACAGGAATAATCGTATTAGCGATCAGTTATGAAGTGGGGCGCGTTCCCGATCTGAAGCCCTTGCCCGTTACCCAACAGGGACCTGTAGAAGTCTTGGCAGGCGATGGCGTGAAACGTCTTGATCCTACGGAGATTGCCAACCATACGGAATATAATACTTTTGCAGAGTTTGGGAAGTTTATTCCCAATGCCGTAATCGCTTCTGAAGATACTTCTTTTTATTGGAATATTGGCGTTGATCCCGTAGGTGTGGCAAGGGCATTAGTAACTAATGTCCGTAGTCGAGGTGAACGCTTAGAGGGTGCAAGTACGGTTACGCAGCAGTTAGCCCGCAATCTGCTCGGTAAAACCTATGTCGGAACTGATGACTCCGCGGGACGAAAATGGCGGGAGGCGGCGGCGGCAATCAAGCTCACCTTTACCTATAACAAAGAGGAAATCCTCCGTCTTTATCTGAATCGCGCCTATACAGGTAATGGAGTCTATGGATTTAAGGATGCTGCTAAGCTCTATTTCGGGAAAGAAGCCTCAGAACTAAATCTCTCAGAGGCAGCTACGCTAGTTGGTTTGCTACCTTCTCCTGAAACTATCAATCCATTTAAGAATAAAGATCTTGCCATCGAATATCGCGATCGCATTCTCAATCGCATGGCAGAGCTAGGCATGATTACCGATAAGGATGCGGATCGGGCAAGGCGCACGGTATTAATCCTCAACGAAGCGGCTAAAACAAAACTTCAAGGCTCCGTTGCGCCCTATTACTACAGTTATGTTTTTGATGAATTGGAGGAAATTCTCGGCAAAAACTTTGCAAGGGAGGGCAATCTCATCGTCGAGACTAATCTCGATATCGCTATGCAGAAAGCTTCTGATACCGCTTTGCGCGATGCGGTAGATCGCGACGGCGCAAATTATGGATTTAGCCAAGGGGCGATCGTTACGGTCAATACAAGTGATGGTTCATTGCTATCGATGACAGGTGGTGTCGATTACAAAACTAGTCAGTTTAACCGTGCTGCCCAATCTCTGCGCCAACCAGGTTCTACTTTTAAATTATTTAGCTACGCTGCTGCCGTCGATCAAGGGATTTCCCCTAGTACGACTTTCTCATGTAATGCATTGTCGGGGATTGTTGGTTGTCACAATGGTGGTAGTGGGGCGATCGATATGTATCGGGGCTTTGCTCTGTCTGAGAATGTAGTGGCAGTGCGTGTAGCTGAAAGAGCAGGGCTAGAGAATGTCATTAAAATGGCAAGAACTTTGGGGATCACCGCTAAGTTGGATGCCTCTAGCAACATGGTTTTAGGCGGTAATGAAGTCAAGATTCTTGAAATGGCTGGAGCCTATGCCACGGTGGTCAATGAGGGTAAATATATCAAGCCCCATGCGATCAAACGAATTCTCGATAGTGCTGACTGTAAAAATCCTAAGGATCGCCAAACCTGTCGCGTCATTTTTGATGCTAGTACATTCATTAAGCCCCGTCAGGTAATTGATGCGGGTGTGGCTAGTACGATGGTGGATATGATGCGTGGTGTTGTGCAGTATGGTACGGGGCGATCGGCCGCCATTCCTCAAGGTACAGTCGTGGGTAAGACAGGAACCACTGACGAAGGTCGCGATCTTTGGTTTATTGGTGCAGTACCTCGGCTTAATTTAGTGACTGCGGTCTGGTTAGGCAATGATGAAGGTGTAACGAAAGGCTCAAGTACAGTTGCCGCAGGGGTTTGGGGTGATTATATGCGTCAGGCGGCTCGCTAA
- the lpxC gene encoding UDP-3-O-acyl-N-acetylglucosamine deacetylase: MLYQQTIATPFSLSGIGLHSGEQVSVTVKPAPIDSGRYFIYGDTKIPADTTVVKASQLSTELRHNGTGVRTVEHLLSALFGMGVHNACIEMSSAELPILDGSALPWVEAIAKVGIKTQIEGDRWIPLKEAVTVARGDSFVTAIPADTLRFTYGVDYPSKAIGEQWFSWSPAITDFSEKFATEIAPARTFTLAAYIDQARAAGLIKGGSLDNAIVCDEERWINPPLRFDNEPCRHKLLDLIGDISLLGFLPRAHILAYKASHNLHAEFALAIAQKQISEI; this comes from the coding sequence ATGCTTTACCAACAGACGATCGCGACCCCATTTTCATTGTCGGGGATTGGGCTGCATAGCGGTGAGCAGGTTTCTGTGACTGTAAAGCCTGCTCCCATAGATTCAGGACGCTATTTTATCTACGGCGATACCAAAATTCCTGCGGATACGACAGTAGTTAAGGCATCGCAGCTCTCCACTGAGTTACGTCACAATGGCACAGGGGTTCGTACCGTTGAGCATTTGCTCTCCGCCTTATTTGGTATGGGTGTGCATAATGCCTGTATTGAAATGTCGAGCGCAGAGTTACCAATTCTTGACGGTTCGGCTTTGCCTTGGGTGGAAGCGATCGCCAAAGTTGGGATTAAAACACAGATAGAGGGTGATCGCTGGATTCCGTTAAAAGAAGCAGTCACAGTTGCTAGAGGTGATAGCTTTGTGACCGCAATTCCTGCGGATACCTTGCGTTTTACCTATGGGGTCGATTATCCAAGTAAGGCAATTGGGGAGCAATGGTTTAGCTGGTCGCCTGCGATCACAGACTTTAGCGAAAAATTTGCGACAGAAATTGCCCCCGCCCGAACTTTTACCCTCGCTGCCTATATCGATCAAGCTCGTGCCGCAGGGCTAATCAAGGGTGGTAGTCTAGACAATGCGATCGTTTGTGATGAGGAGCGCTGGATTAATCCACCCCTACGTTTTGACAATGAACCCTGTCGTCATAAACTTTTAGATCTCATTGGTGACATAAGCTTGCTAGGATTTTTACCTAGGGCGCATATTCTTGCCTACAAAGCAAGTCATAACCTTCATGCTGAATTTGCGCTAGCGATCGCCCAAAAGCAAATCTCTGAAATTTAG
- a CDS encoding transposase — translation MNDEIVAIYCLCDDILRAMNHRDDSQQQMSDAEVMTTAIVAVVYFCGNFEKARKHLSEPQYIPKMLSRSRFNRRLYRVEPMLLMLFEALGQAWKQLNTKSIYSIDSFPIPVCDNIRIPRSKIYDGNEEYRGYQASKKRYFYGIKIHLMATESGEPRLSSKLCKV, via the coding sequence ATGAATGATGAAATTGTAGCGATTTATTGCCTGTGTGATGACATTCTTCGAGCGATGAATCATCGGGACGATAGCCAGCAACAGATGAGTGATGCTGAAGTAATGACTACAGCTATAGTTGCAGTTGTGTATTTTTGTGGAAATTTCGAGAAGGCAAGAAAACATTTGTCAGAGCCACAATACATTCCCAAAATGCTTAGTCGGAGTCGGTTCAACCGCAGATTGTATAGGGTGGAACCGATGCTATTGATGTTGTTTGAAGCTTTGGGACAAGCATGGAAACAACTGAACACCAAATCGATTTACAGCATTGATAGTTTTCCGATACCCGTTTGTGACAATATCCGCATACCAAGGTCAAAAATCTATGATGGAAATGAAGAGTATCGAGGCTATCAGGCCAGCAAGAAACGGTACTTTTACGGTATTAAAATTCATTTGATGGCGACAGAGTCGGGAGAACCGAGACTGTCAAGTAAATTGTGTAAAGTCTAG
- a CDS encoding HU family DNA-binding protein, which produces MNKGELVDAIAEKVNVSKKNIEVIVTAALESIVDAVADGDRVTLVGFGSFEPRERQEREGRNPRTGEKMVIAATRVPAFSAGKQFKEKVVE; this is translated from the coding sequence ATGAATAAAGGTGAACTAGTAGATGCGATCGCCGAAAAGGTAAATGTATCTAAAAAGAATATTGAAGTGATCGTTACTGCTGCACTCGAGTCAATTGTTGATGCTGTTGCTGATGGTGATCGCGTTACTTTAGTTGGCTTCGGTTCCTTCGAGCCACGCGAACGCCAAGAACGTGAAGGTCGTAACCCCCGCACTGGCGAAAAGATGGTCATTGCTGCTACCCGTGTGCCTGCTTTTTCCGCTGGTAAGCAATTTAAAGAAAAAGTAGTTGAATAA
- a CDS encoding Mo-dependent nitrogenase C-terminal domain-containing protein, whose protein sequence is MSSINSTGFGGENPYLGSSQSQVSFDILKPLRKKLDSFEIQKSQTAHFIAKLIPAQCPFERTVKIFGHTLIHIPPLCKLNPLYDEFVYLRFRALCFLADRCGEDISAYC, encoded by the coding sequence ATGTCAAGTATTAATAGCACTGGATTTGGCGGGGAAAACCCATATCTCGGAAGTTCTCAATCTCAAGTATCCTTCGATATCCTCAAACCTTTACGCAAGAAACTCGATAGCTTTGAAATTCAGAAATCACAGACTGCCCATTTCATTGCCAAGCTAATTCCTGCTCAATGTCCCTTTGAGCGTACGGTTAAAATCTTTGGTCATACCTTGATCCATATTCCACCCCTTTGTAAGCTTAATCCCCTATATGACGAATTTGTCTATCTCAGATTTCGTGCCCTCTGCTTTTTAGCCGATCGCTGTGGTGAAGATATAAGTGCTTACTGTTAG
- a CDS encoding BamA/TamA family outer membrane protein — MRINLLVFTAIAASSTLLSNPLLAKAAPARQEIAQAPTPQPTTPPTTSTPSTPPTNTPPQPAQPATPPQPPQPTTPTFTLPSNTPAPAPAAEVQVLVGEVAIKTPEGQPPLPPELQQRVYDAIATKPGRTVTKTQLQSDINAIFATGFFSNVQAEPEDTDIGVRVTFFVLPNPVLKSVNTEGTKVLEAGVIDRIFGSQIGKVTNLKDIQTGVKELEKYYQDKGYVLAQIVDIKATPEGNINLVVSEGVIEGIKVAFINEDGKTVDKDGKPVTGNTRDFIITRELTIKEGEIFNKNTVQGDLQKVFALGLFEDLNIGLAPGTDPRKVIVTVNVKERNTGSIAAGAGLSSSTGLFGTVSFQQQNLGGNNQKLGLDIQVGERELLFDLNFTDPWLAGDPYRTSFTANLFNRRLFSYVFDSPVGIGANNDTPRINRLGTGFSFSRPLSSNTTASLGLRYERVSITDSNNAIATVDSLGNPLTSSGTGQDDLLLLQFAYASDQRDNPIKPSSGSVFRIATEQSIPIGLGSIFLNRVRASYSYFIPVNFLNFSEGTQALAFNLQAGTVIGTLPPYEAFQLGGSNSVRGWDEGKIGSGRSFGIFSAEYRFPVFNIVGGVLFFDYGTDLGSASSVPGNPAGARNKPGSGAGYGIGVRVQSPLGAIRVDYGLSSNGGTQFSFGLGEKF; from the coding sequence ATGCGTATAAACTTGCTCGTATTCACAGCCATTGCCGCATCCAGCACATTACTGTCCAATCCCCTGCTGGCAAAGGCTGCCCCTGCACGGCAAGAGATTGCTCAAGCGCCGACTCCGCAGCCCACTACTCCTCCCACTACATCCACCCCATCTACACCACCAACTAATACACCGCCTCAGCCAGCTCAGCCAGCTACACCACCTCAACCACCTCAGCCAACTACACCCACCTTTACTCTCCCATCCAATACTCCTGCCCCAGCACCTGCGGCGGAAGTCCAAGTCCTAGTTGGTGAAGTAGCAATCAAAACACCAGAAGGACAGCCGCCATTACCTCCTGAGCTTCAGCAAAGGGTTTATGATGCGATCGCCACAAAACCCGGTCGCACCGTTACCAAGACACAACTGCAATCCGATATCAACGCTATATTTGCTACAGGTTTCTTCTCAAATGTCCAAGCTGAGCCAGAAGACACAGATATCGGTGTGCGTGTCACCTTCTTTGTCTTACCCAATCCTGTCCTCAAATCCGTCAATACTGAAGGCACAAAAGTATTAGAAGCAGGCGTAATTGATCGAATTTTCGGTTCACAAATTGGCAAGGTTACTAACCTCAAAGATATTCAAACAGGGGTCAAAGAACTCGAAAAGTATTATCAAGATAAAGGCTATGTACTAGCGCAAATCGTTGATATCAAAGCCACCCCTGAAGGCAATATTAATCTCGTCGTATCAGAGGGTGTAATCGAAGGTATTAAGGTTGCCTTCATCAACGAAGATGGCAAAACCGTAGATAAAGATGGTAAGCCAGTTACAGGTAATACCCGTGATTTCATCATTACCCGTGAATTGACAATTAAAGAAGGTGAAATCTTTAATAAAAATACAGTGCAAGGGGATTTACAAAAGGTCTTTGCGTTAGGACTATTTGAAGATCTCAATATTGGACTTGCCCCTGGTACTGATCCACGTAAGGTTATCGTGACCGTAAACGTCAAGGAACGGAATACAGGTTCGATCGCTGCGGGTGCAGGCTTAAGTTCATCAACAGGACTATTTGGTACGGTCAGCTTCCAGCAACAAAACCTTGGTGGTAATAACCAAAAGCTTGGCTTGGATATTCAAGTGGGCGAACGGGAATTATTATTTGACCTCAACTTTACAGATCCTTGGCTAGCGGGTGACCCCTATCGCACCTCATTTACAGCTAACCTTTTTAACCGCCGTCTATTTAGCTATGTTTTCGACAGTCCTGTGGGCATTGGCGCAAATAATGATACTCCTCGGATTAACCGCCTTGGTACAGGTTTTAGCTTTTCGCGCCCCTTAAGCAGTAACACGACAGCTTCCCTCGGTTTACGCTACGAGCGAGTCAGCATCACCGATAGTAACAATGCGATCGCCACGGTTGACTCCTTAGGCAATCCGCTGACTTCTAGTGGTACTGGTCAGGATGACTTACTATTGCTGCAATTTGCCTATGCTAGCGATCAACGCGATAACCCCATTAAGCCCTCCTCTGGTTCCGTATTTCGGATTGCAACCGAACAATCAATTCCTATCGGTTTAGGCTCAATTTTCTTAAATCGTGTCAGGGCTAGCTATAGCTACTTTATCCCCGTCAACTTTTTGAACTTCTCCGAAGGTACACAGGCTCTTGCTTTTAACCTGCAAGCAGGAACCGTCATTGGTACTTTGCCACCCTATGAGGCATTTCAACTCGGTGGTAGCAACTCAGTACGTGGCTGGGATGAAGGCAAAATCGGTAGTGGTCGCAGCTTTGGTATCTTCTCAGCAGAATATCGCTTCCCTGTGTTCAATATCGTAGGTGGCGTACTATTTTTTGACTACGGCACTGATTTAGGCTCGGCATCATCGGTTCCCGGAAATCCCGCAGGAGCGAGAAATAAACCAGGTAGTGGTGCGGGTTATGGCATTGGCGTGCGGGTACAGTCACCCCTTGGCGCAATTCGGGTGGACTACGGCTTATCGTCTAACGGTGGCACTCAGTTTAGCTTTGGTCTAGGAGAAAAATTCTAG
- a CDS encoding glycosyltransferase family 4 protein: MHIAWLGKKSPACGNVTYSREITNALLDRGHRVSFMHFAPESDHDNPDHEELDENSQEAQDVALPFLYKSTIYTVPSLRANKILVDSLRSLKPDLIHASLAISPLDFRLPEICAELDLPLVATFHQPFDIKRRNLASSTQQLTYQIYAPSLADYNQVIIFSNIQKELLNKLGVPNTRIAIIPNGVDSDRYSPGPSNIKEELKADVLFLYQGRLAAEKNVEALLKAWRKCRMPEGCKLAIVGTGPLLAGLKAFYGNDPSIVWMGYIADEQRRIEILRGTDVFILPSLVEGLSLSLLEAMSCGVACIATDVGADGEVIEHGAGIILDSHKVTSQLCTLLPLFVDHPEMAKIIGIKARQRVLDRYTLVKNIDRLEVLYEQTMSQQWVRVSAF, from the coding sequence ATGCATATTGCATGGTTAGGGAAAAAATCGCCTGCTTGTGGCAACGTGACCTATAGTCGCGAAATTACAAATGCATTACTCGATCGCGGACATCGTGTCAGCTTTATGCATTTTGCTCCTGAGTCGGATCACGATAATCCAGATCATGAGGAATTGGACGAAAACTCTCAAGAAGCACAGGATGTCGCTTTACCTTTTCTCTACAAATCCACGATTTATACTGTTCCATCATTGCGGGCTAATAAAATTCTGGTGGATTCCCTGCGATCGCTAAAGCCCGATCTTATTCATGCTTCCCTTGCGATATCCCCCCTTGATTTCCGCTTGCCAGAAATATGTGCAGAGCTAGATTTACCACTTGTGGCAACCTTTCACCAGCCCTTTGACATCAAACGTCGTAATCTTGCATCTAGCACCCAGCAACTTACTTATCAGATTTATGCGCCATCCTTGGCAGATTACAACCAAGTTATTATCTTTTCTAATATTCAAAAGGAACTCCTGAATAAATTAGGTGTTCCCAATACCAGAATTGCGATTATTCCTAATGGTGTCGATAGCGATCGCTATTCTCCCGGACCTTCAAATATCAAGGAAGAACTCAAGGCTGATGTGCTATTTCTCTATCAAGGACGACTAGCTGCTGAGAAAAATGTAGAGGCTCTGCTTAAGGCATGGCGAAAATGTCGAATGCCTGAAGGCTGCAAATTAGCGATCGTTGGTACGGGTCCCCTCTTAGCAGGATTAAAAGCCTTTTATGGTAATGACCCCAGCATTGTCTGGATGGGTTATATCGCCGATGAACAAAGACGAATCGAAATTTTACGTGGTACGGATGTATTTATTTTGCCTTCACTAGTAGAAGGATTATCCCTATCTTTGTTGGAAGCAATGTCCTGCGGTGTTGCTTGTATTGCCACCGATGTGGGTGCAGATGGTGAGGTGATTGAGCATGGTGCAGGGATTATCCTTGATTCCCATAAGGTGACTTCGCAACTCTGTACACTTTTGCCGCTATTTGTCGATCATCCTGAGATGGCAAAAATTATCGGTATCAAGGCAAGACAAAGGGTTTTAGATCGCTATACGTTAGTTAAAAATATTGATCGCTTAGAAGTTTTGTATGAGCAAACGATGAGTCAACAGTGGGTAAGAGTTAGCGCTTTCTAA
- the miaB gene encoding tRNA (N6-isopentenyl adenosine(37)-C2)-methylthiotransferase MiaB, producing MTAQKYHIVTFGCQMNKADSERMAGVLEDMGYQSTEESEEADLILYNTCSIRDNAEQKVYSYLGRQAKRKRENPNLTLVVAGCVAQQEGEALLRRVPELDLVMGPQHVNRLGDLLGQVFNGNQVAATEEAYIEEDITTPRRNSSVSAWVNVIYGCNENCTYCIVPSVRGREQSRTPEVIRKEIEGLAAQGYKEITLLGQNIDAYGRDLPAGGIGAGVGGKITFTDLLYYVHDVEGIDRIRYATSHPRYFSSRLIKACAELPKVCEHFHIPFQSGDNDILKAMARGYTHERYRRIIDDIRAVMPDAAITADAIVAFPGETEEQFERTVQLVNDIGFDLVNTAAYSPRPGTPAAVWENQLSEEIKSDRLQRLNHAVNQNAALRSQRYAGRIEEIMIEGTNHKDPHQVMGRTRTNRIAFTENTTGKSLAELIGQTVPIKITEVRPFSLTGVIC from the coding sequence ATGACTGCTCAGAAATATCACATCGTCACCTTCGGCTGCCAAATGAACAAAGCTGACTCCGAACGCATGGCAGGCGTTTTGGAAGATATGGGCTATCAGTCAACCGAGGAAAGCGAAGAAGCCGACCTGATTTTGTATAACACTTGCAGCATTCGCGACAATGCCGAGCAAAAAGTTTATTCTTACCTCGGCAGACAAGCAAAGCGCAAACGCGAAAATCCTAACTTAACTCTAGTTGTCGCTGGCTGTGTCGCCCAGCAAGAAGGTGAGGCATTACTGAGACGAGTACCTGAGCTTGATCTTGTGATGGGTCCTCAGCATGTCAACCGTCTTGGCGACCTTTTGGGACAGGTTTTTAATGGCAATCAAGTTGCCGCCACCGAAGAAGCCTATATCGAAGAAGACATTACTACACCTCGACGCAATAGCTCCGTATCGGCTTGGGTCAATGTCATTTATGGCTGTAACGAAAACTGTACCTATTGCATCGTCCCCTCGGTACGTGGGCGCGAACAATCCCGCACGCCTGAAGTGATCCGCAAGGAAATTGAGGGACTAGCGGCTCAGGGTTACAAAGAAATTACCTTGCTTGGTCAAAATATTGATGCCTATGGTCGCGATCTCCCCGCAGGTGGTATTGGCGCTGGCGTTGGTGGCAAAATCACCTTTACGGACTTACTCTATTACGTCCATGATGTGGAGGGGATCGATCGCATTCGATATGCTACCAGTCACCCTCGTTACTTTAGCTCTCGCCTAATCAAAGCTTGCGCCGAACTACCAAAGGTTTGCGAACATTTCCATATACCCTTTCAGTCAGGGGATAACGATATCCTCAAGGCGATGGCTAGGGGCTATACCCATGAGCGTTACCGTCGCATTATCGATGATATCCGTGCGGTAATGCCTGATGCGGCAATTACTGCCGATGCGATCGTTGCTTTCCCAGGGGAAACTGAGGAGCAGTTTGAGCGCACTGTACAACTGGTCAATGACATCGGCTTTGATCTCGTCAATACAGCCGCCTATTCACCTCGTCCGGGGACACCTGCGGCAGTTTGGGAAAATCAGTTGAGTGAGGAGATTAAAAGCGATCGCCTTCAACGCCTCAACCATGCCGTTAACCAAAATGCAGCTTTGCGATCGCAGCGTTATGCAGGACGGATCGAAGAAATCATGATCGAAGGCACAAATCATAAAGATCCTCATCAAGTAATGGGGCGTACCCGCACCAATCGCATTGCCTTTACAGAAAACACTACAGGCAAATCATTAGCTGAACTAATAGGTCAAACAGTTCCCATAAAGATTACTGAGGTTAGACCTTTCAGTTTAACTGGTGTTATTTGCTAA
- the lpxA gene encoding acyl-ACP--UDP-N-acetylglucosamine O-acyltransferase codes for MPVSHAPVSEFIHPTAIVHPDAQLHPTVKVGAYAVIGEQVKIGAHTVIGHHAIVEGRTEIGDRNQIYPGAAIGLDSQDLKYSGADSLVQIGNDNRIREYVTINRANEADEITRIGSGNLLMAYVHVGHNCEIEDRVIIANGVALAGHVHIESYARLSGVLGVHQFVRIGRLSMVGGMSRIERDVPPYILVEGNPSRVRTLNRVGIDRAGLDTETQQLLKGAFRLLYRQDLTLVEALEKLVTFADNPHVQHLRQFLQDSITLSHRRGPIPSRV; via the coding sequence ATGCCTGTGTCTCATGCGCCTGTGTCTGAATTTATTCACCCGACAGCCATAGTGCATCCTGATGCCCAACTCCATCCGACCGTCAAAGTTGGAGCTTATGCCGTCATCGGTGAGCAGGTGAAAATTGGCGCTCATACTGTCATTGGACATCATGCCATTGTCGAGGGGCGTACCGAAATCGGCGATCGCAACCAAATTTACCCAGGAGCAGCGATCGGTCTCGATTCTCAAGATTTGAAATACTCAGGAGCCGATAGTCTTGTCCAGATCGGTAATGACAATCGGATCCGTGAATATGTAACCATTAATCGCGCCAATGAAGCCGATGAGATTACCCGTATTGGTAGTGGTAATTTGTTGATGGCCTATGTCCATGTCGGACATAACTGCGAAATCGAAGACCGCGTGATTATTGCTAATGGTGTAGCTTTAGCGGGGCATGTTCATATAGAGTCCTATGCCAGACTTAGTGGTGTGCTAGGTGTACATCAGTTTGTCCGCATTGGTCGTCTGTCAATGGTGGGCGGTATGAGCCGAATTGAGCGTGATGTGCCTCCCTATATATTGGTTGAAGGCAATCCATCCCGTGTGCGTACCCTCAATCGCGTGGGTATTGATCGCGCTGGGCTAGATACGGAAACTCAGCAATTGCTGAAGGGGGCATTTCGATTGCTCTATCGTCAAGATTTGACATTAGTGGAAGCTCTCGAAAAATTAGTTACCTTTGCTGATAATCCCCATGTGCAGCATTTGCGCCAATTTCTACAGGATTCGATCACTTTGTCTCATCGACGAGGGCCTATTCCTAGCCGAGTTTAA
- the fabZ gene encoding 3-hydroxyacyl-ACP dehydratase FabZ, translated as MSTLTEDTKTNSTDQSPEPSADPANSAPSQILMIEDIQKLLPHRYPFLLVDRIIEFVPNKSATGIKNVTFNEPFFQGHFPNHPIMPGVLIVEAMAQVGGIVLRHLPGMEDQLSLFAGIDKVRFRRPVVPGDRLTITTELLVARKRFGKMQGRAEVDGQLACEGELMFSLVNL; from the coding sequence ATGTCCACCTTGACCGAAGACACAAAGACAAATAGTACCGATCAAAGCCCTGAGCCTAGTGCCGATCCTGCCAATAGCGCTCCTAGTCAAATTTTGATGATCGAAGATATTCAGAAATTATTACCCCACCGTTATCCATTTCTGCTAGTCGATCGCATTATTGAGTTTGTTCCCAACAAATCTGCAACAGGCATTAAAAATGTCACCTTTAATGAACCTTTCTTTCAAGGGCATTTCCCCAATCATCCGATTATGCCGGGGGTATTGATTGTGGAAGCAATGGCACAGGTAGGCGGTATAGTGCTGAGACATTTACCTGGGATGGAAGATCAACTGTCACTCTTTGCGGGTATTGATAAAGTGCGCTTTCGTCGCCCCGTTGTACCTGGTGATCGCTTGACTATCACCACCGAATTACTAGTGGCGCGTAAGCGCTTTGGTAAGATGCAGGGACGAGCAGAAGTCGATGGTCAACTCGCCTGTGAGGGTGAATTGATGTTTTCATTAGTTAATCTCTAA